In a genomic window of Candidatus Zixiibacteriota bacterium:
- a CDS encoding CoA-binding protein, with translation MSEYNNSGEGWQNPSPDKLRELLKKAKTVAVVGLSSNPERASHGVARYLQEHGYHIIPVNPKEAEVLGEKAYHDLKSIPVPVDIVDVFRSPDAALSITEEAIAIGAAAVWLQESVVSTDAFMRGEEAGLIMVMDRCIYKEHVRLIQL, from the coding sequence ATGTCCGAATATAATAATAGTGGGGAGGGATGGCAGAACCCCTCGCCCGATAAGCTGCGTGAGCTTTTAAAGAAGGCAAAAACTGTCGCCGTGGTCGGCTTATCCTCCAACCCGGAAAGAGCCAGCCATGGCGTGGCCCGCTACCTTCAGGAACATGGCTATCATATCATTCCCGTAAACCCGAAAGAGGCAGAAGTGCTCGGCGAGAAGGCCTATCACGACCTCAAATCGATACCGGTTCCGGTGGATATTGTCGATGTCTTTCGTAGCCCAGACGCGGCTTTGTCTATCACAGAAGAAGCGATTGCCATCGGCGCCGCCGCCGTCTGGTTGCAGGAGTCGGTTGTCTCCACCGACGCTTTCATGAGGGGTGAGGAAGCCGGGCTTATAATGGTAATGGATCGTTGCATTTATAAGGAGCATGTTCGTTTGATTCAACTATAG
- a CDS encoding DUF2064 domain-containing protein — translation MTGSRKNDAVLAICIQEVTEDGSELNIGDNFSAEDIRFLHQAFIADTLVNILDIKGVDFTLFYADFPDTRKSVNTILNYLSKKLKGKKAEILADGLKITPLSTERWGMKMEAAFKQCFDEGYKHVLLIGSRTPTLKEDLLKLALKLLKKSDAVFGPTVEGRYYLIGMSEQYNVELASFDWCSPNIYAEVANTFRQKNLSWSELEIWYAVEHPEDLEYLVRDINQFRLEEDEISAKETELVLERILNR, via the coding sequence ATGACCGGTTCAAGAAAGAATGACGCCGTTTTGGCGATCTGCATTCAGGAGGTAACCGAGGACGGTTCCGAATTGAATATCGGCGATAACTTCAGCGCCGAGGATATCAGGTTCCTGCACCAGGCATTCATTGCCGATACGCTGGTGAATATTCTGGATATAAAGGGAGTCGATTTCACTCTCTTTTATGCCGATTTTCCGGATACGAGGAAATCGGTCAATACCATTCTGAATTATTTATCAAAGAAGTTGAAAGGAAAGAAGGCGGAAATTCTGGCGGACGGGCTGAAGATTACTCCGCTTTCGACAGAAAGATGGGGTATGAAAATGGAGGCCGCCTTCAAACAATGTTTCGATGAAGGTTACAAGCATGTCTTGCTTATTGGCAGTCGCACCCCCACGCTGAAAGAAGACTTGCTGAAGCTGGCCCTGAAACTCCTCAAGAAGTCGGATGCCGTCTTCGGGCCGACCGTGGAGGGAAGATATTACCTGATCGGCATGTCGGAGCAGTATAATGTGGAATTGGCTTCCTTCGATTGGTGCTCTCCCAATATCTACGCCGAAGTGGCAAACACTTTTCGTCAGAAAAACCTCTCCTGGTCGGAATTGGAGATCTGGTATGCCGTGGAGCATCCCGAAGACCTTGAATATCTGGTTCGCGATATCAATCAGTTTCGACTGGAGGAGGATGAAATCTCGGCCAAGGAAACCGAGCTTGTCTTGGAAAGAATCCTTAACCGATAG
- a CDS encoding DUF401 family protein yields the protein MNDLWKLALIFLAIVFAIRKKVFVGYTLFGAGLALAILYLLPVGDVLETYKDALFSERFLSLYGIIILITFLGRLLKEIGYMDRLVDASRRLIGGARTAAAVLPALVGLMPMPGGALLSAPLVAEVLPKGKYSPEFLTTVNYWSRHVVEFFWPVYPGLIMTAAITSLSVGKVSLLQIPLTLIMIPIGIFFFIRKIKEKGDGRGLILLPGIKILSAVWPIILAIAISVIFSVKLLWAVLISLGILLVLERPSFRKLMPVAKEAFSPRLFTLVFGIIAFQQMLEVTGAISSIPRLTTEYGFPPAIIIFALTFTVGLLTGMVNAFVGLSYPLLAGYLYKPDINMGNIFLSFLSGYMGMILSPTHFCLVLTNEYFRSNLGKIYKMLFIPLSILFLAGLVLYFTGYPWSLF from the coding sequence ATGAATGATTTATGGAAACTGGCGCTAATCTTTCTGGCGATTGTTTTCGCCATACGCAAAAAAGTATTTGTCGGCTATACCCTCTTTGGCGCCGGGTTGGCGCTGGCAATTCTCTATCTCCTCCCGGTCGGCGATGTGCTGGAAACTTACAAGGATGCTCTCTTTTCGGAGCGGTTTCTGTCTCTATATGGGATCATCATCTTGATTACCTTTCTGGGCAGACTTCTTAAGGAAATCGGGTATATGGATCGTCTCGTTGATGCCAGCCGAAGATTGATTGGCGGCGCCCGAACTGCCGCGGCTGTTTTGCCGGCTCTGGTGGGGCTGATGCCGATGCCGGGTGGAGCCCTGCTATCGGCCCCGCTCGTCGCCGAGGTTCTGCCCAAAGGGAAATATTCGCCGGAATTCTTGACGACCGTGAATTATTGGTCCCGTCACGTGGTTGAATTTTTTTGGCCCGTCTATCCCGGGCTGATCATGACCGCCGCCATAACCTCGCTTTCGGTAGGCAAAGTGTCCCTGTTGCAGATTCCCTTAACCCTGATTATGATTCCCATCGGGATCTTCTTTTTTATCCGTAAGATTAAAGAGAAAGGTGATGGGCGAGGCCTTATCTTATTGCCCGGAATAAAGATACTAAGTGCCGTTTGGCCCATAATTCTGGCCATTGCCATTTCCGTAATCTTTTCTGTCAAACTTCTATGGGCCGTCCTGATCTCTCTGGGGATACTGCTGGTTCTGGAAAGACCGTCATTTCGTAAGCTGATGCCGGTGGCCAAAGAGGCTTTCTCACCGCGATTATTCACCCTTGTATTTGGGATAATCGCTTTCCAACAGATGCTGGAAGTAACCGGCGCCATCAGCTCAATTCCCAGATTGACAACCGAATATGGGTTCCCCCCGGCAATAATTATTTTTGCGTTGACCTTCACCGTCGGCCTTCTGACCGGCATGGTGAATGCCTTTGTGGGACTATCTTACCCTCTACTGGCCGGATATCTTTATAAGCCCGATATTAATATGGGCAATATCTTCTTGAGCTTCCTATCCGGCTATATGGGGATGATTTTGTCCCCCACACACTTCTGCCTGGTTTTAACCAATGAATATTTCCGTTCAAATCTTGGCAAAATCTATAAAATGTTATTTATCCCTCTTTCCATTCTATTTTTGGCCGGACTCGTATTATATTTTACTGGTTATCCGTGGAGCCTGTTTTAA
- a CDS encoding DUF885 domain-containing protein: MTHSSDRDLAWEALVDEILEETWKFSPISATFAGIHQYDGQLDHVDEISRNDYLRKEKNWLSLLGEFKKANELSAECKLDLEMLAANIRKDIASERMFNRLRNDPSFYPNNAIFACLIFLIRDFLSREERYRFLISRLKEIPRYLAEGKSNLRMNATIPELWRDMAVEMAHSGQRFFTQLMTRTAMELQPLKNDILAAATLASKAFDDYLKFLNEELSRKASGSFACGEEYFGLLLKEYHLLPYSPRELEAIGIEYIDLTLKQMKSIASEIAPGRDLFELLEEIKSDTPAASELLEAYRLEMNRTREFVIKQDFIDLPRNEMLEIMETPVSERATLPYAAYMAPAPFEEPQRGFFWVTPIDSGTSPERAKEQLLGHSRAAIEVRTLHEGYPGHHLQLCLANRNKSKVRRIYGTPVFVEGWALYCEDLMRQKGYYSGRRTELIQLKDQLWRACRVVIDVRLHAGRFSFYDAVAMLIDIAHLERPNAEAEVRRYSQSPTQPMSYLIGKIEIEKLAADFRRQSPQVSLKEFHNRLLSYGSIPVSLVRRGMMGTI; this comes from the coding sequence ATGACGCACTCTAGCGACCGCGACCTCGCATGGGAAGCATTGGTCGATGAAATACTGGAAGAAACCTGGAAGTTCTCGCCCATTTCGGCCACCTTTGCGGGAATACATCAATATGATGGCCAATTGGATCATGTCGATGAGATTTCGCGAAATGATTATCTGAGAAAGGAGAAAAACTGGCTATCACTGCTGGGGGAATTCAAGAAGGCGAACGAATTATCTGCAGAATGCAAACTTGACTTGGAAATGCTGGCCGCCAATATTCGAAAAGATATTGCCTCAGAGCGAATGTTCAACCGGCTTCGTAACGACCCCTCCTTTTATCCCAATAATGCCATTTTTGCCTGCCTGATATTTCTCATCCGCGATTTTCTATCCAGGGAAGAAAGATATCGCTTTCTTATTTCGCGTTTAAAGGAAATTCCGCGTTATCTGGCCGAAGGCAAGAGCAACCTGCGCATGAATGCGACGATTCCCGAGCTCTGGCGCGACATGGCTGTGGAAATGGCCCATTCGGGGCAGAGGTTTTTTACACAGTTAATGACCCGGACGGCCATGGAGTTACAGCCTCTCAAGAATGATATTTTGGCCGCCGCGACTCTGGCTTCAAAAGCATTTGACGATTATCTAAAGTTTCTCAACGAGGAATTATCCCGGAAAGCCTCGGGATCTTTTGCCTGTGGGGAGGAGTACTTTGGCCTTCTGCTTAAAGAGTATCATTTGCTCCCTTATAGTCCGAGAGAACTGGAGGCGATCGGAATTGAATATATCGATCTGACCCTGAAGCAGATGAAATCAATTGCCTCCGAGATTGCCCCCGGCCGGGATCTGTTTGAACTGCTTGAGGAGATAAAATCGGACACGCCGGCGGCATCGGAATTGCTTGAAGCCTATCGCCTCGAGATGAATCGAACAAGGGAATTTGTAATAAAGCAGGATTTTATTGATCTGCCCAGAAATGAAATGCTGGAAATAATGGAAACCCCTGTTTCGGAACGGGCAACTCTTCCATACGCCGCCTATATGGCGCCGGCTCCATTTGAAGAACCGCAGCGCGGCTTTTTCTGGGTTACGCCGATTGACAGCGGTACTTCACCGGAGAGGGCGAAAGAGCAGCTTTTGGGCCATAGCCGGGCGGCGATAGAGGTAAGGACCTTGCACGAGGGTTATCCGGGTCATCACCTTCAATTATGTTTGGCCAATCGTAATAAATCCAAAGTACGCCGGATTTATGGGACACCTGTTTTTGTTGAGGGATGGGCTCTGTATTGTGAAGATTTGATGAGACAGAAAGGGTATTATTCCGGTCGCAGGACCGAATTGATACAATTGAAAGACCAGCTCTGGCGCGCCTGTCGGGTGGTGATCGATGTCCGGCTGCATGCGGGCCGATTCAGTTTCTATGACGCGGTGGCAATGTTGATCGATATTGCTCATCTGGAGCGACCCAATGCCGAGGCGGAAGTGCGCCGCTATTCGCAAAGTCCCACCCAGCCGATGAGTTATCTGATAGGAAAAATCGAAATAGAGAAACTGGCGGCTGATTTTCGCCGGCAATCCCCACAGGTTTCTTTAAAAGAATTTCATAATCGTTTATTATCATATGGATCCATTCCCGTGTCCCTGGTTCGCCGGGGCATGATGGGAACAATTTGA
- a CDS encoding aminotransferase class IV yields MRINCFIDGREVAGNRAKISVFDNSLFYADGLFETLLAIAKRVVFLDGHLKRLEKGARLIGLRLPVSLPTLKRWIISAAKKNPAPIKKIRLTVTAGETAFWAGKATKPKVIIIVTEYALPERTYRLTVSPFRIIENSPFRNVKTLSFVIEMTSRKRAYKSKYDDAILVNRAGFVAEATSANIFWVKKGKLYTPPLNAGCLEGMTRRHILALARKNGMPVYEKNIRLEDFLKADEIFITSSLKLILPVTTVKSDKIFRFQVGTVTTRLQELLKNLIFTGG; encoded by the coding sequence ATGAGAATAAACTGCTTCATAGACGGCAGGGAAGTGGCCGGGAATCGGGCCAAAATTTCGGTCTTTGATAATTCCCTCTTCTATGCCGACGGTCTTTTCGAAACCTTGCTGGCAATCGCCAAGCGAGTGGTTTTCCTGGATGGTCACCTGAAGCGCCTGGAAAAAGGAGCGCGATTAATCGGTTTGAGGCTGCCGGTTTCGCTGCCCACGCTCAAAAGATGGATAATCAGCGCGGCAAAGAAAAATCCCGCGCCGATAAAAAAGATTCGGCTCACGGTCACAGCGGGTGAGACGGCCTTTTGGGCGGGTAAGGCGACCAAACCGAAAGTGATCATTATCGTCACCGAATATGCGCTTCCCGAACGAACTTATCGCCTGACAGTCTCCCCTTTTCGCATTATTGAGAACTCCCCCTTCAGAAATGTCAAGACGCTCTCATTTGTAATTGAGATGACTTCGCGCAAGCGCGCTTATAAATCGAAGTATGATGACGCCATACTGGTGAACCGCGCCGGCTTTGTCGCCGAGGCCACCTCGGCCAATATCTTTTGGGTTAAGAAGGGAAAACTCTATACGCCGCCGCTGAACGCGGGTTGTCTGGAAGGTATGACCCGGAGGCATATATTGGCACTGGCGAGGAAAAACGGCATGCCGGTATATGAGAAAAATATCAGGCTGGAAGATTTCCTCAAAGCGGATGAGATATTCATCACTTCATCATTGAAATTGATATTGCCGGTGACGACTGTAAAGAGTGATAAGATATTTCGGTTTCAGGTCGGAACGGTAACTACGAGGCTTCAAGAGCTTCTTAAGAATCTGATTTTCACGGGAGGATAG
- a CDS encoding cytochrome c biogenesis protein CcdA, producing the protein MFETSASVSYLGALLAGGLSFVSPCVLPLIPGYISFISGVSLEELTDKEKASRHLYRVAINTIFFVLGFSLIFISMGASASFIGKWLFQNIGIFNKVAGVVIFLLGLHVSGLVRIKALNYEKRIHTGQRKFGVAGSVLIGMAFAFGWTPCIGPILGSILTLAANQGTVGQGIILLTFYSAGLGIPFILTALLFNFLIGFFGFIKRHFRAIEIISGGLLMLIGILIFFNILQYLANYLLELFPSLNIG; encoded by the coding sequence ATGTTTGAAACATCGGCATCGGTAAGCTATCTCGGCGCTTTATTGGCGGGGGGGCTCTCATTTGTTTCTCCCTGCGTGCTTCCTCTTATCCCGGGATACATCTCCTTTATATCGGGTGTTTCTCTTGAGGAATTGACCGATAAAGAAAAAGCTTCACGTCATCTTTATCGGGTGGCAATAAACACAATTTTCTTCGTTCTCGGCTTTTCTTTGATTTTTATTTCTATGGGCGCCTCGGCATCGTTTATCGGCAAATGGCTTTTCCAGAATATCGGCATTTTCAACAAAGTCGCCGGCGTCGTAATTTTTCTCCTCGGTCTGCATGTCTCCGGTCTGGTTAGAATTAAAGCGCTTAATTATGAAAAGAGAATACATACCGGCCAGAGGAAGTTCGGCGTTGCCGGTTCGGTGCTCATCGGTATGGCATTTGCCTTCGGCTGGACTCCCTGCATTGGTCCTATTCTCGGTTCCATCCTGACTCTGGCGGCCAATCAGGGCACGGTGGGGCAGGGGATAATCCTGCTGACTTTCTATTCGGCCGGACTGGGCATTCCGTTTATCTTGACCGCTTTACTCTTCAATTTCCTGATTGGATTTTTCGGCTTCATTAAGCGGCACTTCCGCGCCATCGAAATTATCTCCGGCGGACTGCTGATGCTTATAGGCATACTGATTTTCTTCAATATCCTTCAATACCTGGCCAATTATCTTCTCGAGTTGTTTCCCTCGCTCAATATCGGATAA
- a CDS encoding creatininase family protein, whose amino-acid sequence MERKLHRLSWKNIKGLVPDKTDTLIFPVGTVEAHGTSALGTDNFIPESIAEYLADKINALIAPTVNYGITRSLYGYPGSVTVGETSFRNYIDDILVSFSHIGFRKIILLNGHGGNNAALKETAQLLFYNHKVKIAVVHWWVLCAEMVKEFYGEAGGHAALDETALVQAIDPALVDRSLYNSSLAYYVQPGADIYPIPGSILLYTENQGYPDFDLDRAKRFQTEVFKKIEEFIRVVLKQWEAI is encoded by the coding sequence ATGGAAAGAAAACTGCACCGACTCTCATGGAAGAATATCAAGGGGCTAGTTCCCGATAAGACCGACACTCTGATTTTTCCGGTCGGAACGGTGGAAGCGCATGGGACCTCAGCTCTGGGAACCGATAACTTTATCCCGGAATCGATAGCCGAATATCTGGCGGATAAGATCAATGCTCTTATTGCCCCCACGGTCAATTATGGCATCACCCGCTCGCTCTATGGTTACCCCGGCTCGGTGACTGTGGGCGAGACCAGTTTCAGAAATTACATTGATGATATTCTCGTTTCTTTTTCTCATATCGGCTTCCGTAAGATAATTCTGCTCAACGGCCATGGCGGCAACAACGCGGCCCTCAAGGAAACGGCTCAGCTGCTCTTTTATAATCATAAAGTGAAAATCGCCGTGGTTCACTGGTGGGTGCTCTGCGCCGAAATGGTTAAGGAATTCTATGGCGAGGCGGGTGGTCATGCCGCCCTCGATGAGACAGCACTGGTGCAGGCAATTGATCCCGCTCTGGTTGACAGGAGCCTCTATAATTCCAGCCTCGCTTATTATGTTCAACCCGGAGCCGATATTTACCCGATTCCAGGTTCCATTCTGCTCTATACCGAAAACCAGGGATATCCCGATTTTGACCTGGATAGGGCCAAGAGATTTCAGACGGAAGTCTTCAAGAAAATCGAGGAATTTATCCGGGTGGTATTAAAGCAGTGGGAAGCGATATAA
- the trxA gene encoding thioredoxin, which yields MSKPVAITDSVFDQEVIKSDKPVLVDFWATWCGPCKMIAPILEEVATEYDGKLKVVKIDVDANAKVASQYGIMSIPTLLLFKNGELVDQVIGAIPKAQLVNRLAKVIG from the coding sequence ATGAGCAAGCCAGTTGCGATAACGGACAGCGTTTTTGATCAGGAAGTAATCAAATCGGATAAACCGGTACTGGTAGATTTCTGGGCTACCTGGTGCGGTCCCTGCAAGATGATTGCCCCTATTTTGGAAGAGGTAGCGACTGAATATGACGGTAAGCTGAAAGTAGTCAAAATTGATGTTGATGCCAATGCCAAGGTTGCTTCCCAATACGGTATTATGTCGATTCCAACCTTGCTCCTTTTCAAAAACGGCGAACTTGTCGATCAGGTTATTGGGGCAATCCCGAAAGCTCAACTTGTTAATCGCCTGGCCAAAGTCATCGGGTAA
- a CDS encoding outer membrane protein transport protein, producing MMKRFILPVVLVLSLTAISTAWCQYIESVEEITAGNFFGYGARQMAMGGAGLMTNDGTALFYNPANLARIPRIEFLLGMSHQKYRDEASLRPIRKIVNFNSVIPEVDVFSGRFESFVPLSGSVDDSKTNTRLNSAIISIPYPTYRGSLVLGIGVVRTADFDRIFSLYHRDTSAAGSITASAKEFQSGGLYQWGFGAGMDLSPKISCGATVYLYTGKHEYNWEYNLDSLQALTYHSQQYIEDSYLGIGGKVGLAVQMSPYFGLGLAMETPAVLSVDENSNSSFTLEDTGYVSEETANYVEYDVKKPFVFSAGLMSRFKDATLEMDIDYTDWSQLSYGGNVEMEKENSKIKSYYRDALRFRAGCEYVFPALGLSLRGGYFTDPLPFKEEFQNKSRFGYTFGLGLLIDQVMTIDLAYMHGSYGRNSDFLYSTVYNNEAGRYHYLVVDEDITYNRLFLTAAYRF from the coding sequence ATGATGAAGCGATTTATTCTCCCTGTTGTTCTGGTGCTTTCTCTGACAGCCATTTCGACGGCGTGGTGTCAATATATTGAAAGTGTTGAGGAGATCACGGCCGGCAATTTCTTTGGCTATGGCGCTCGACAGATGGCCATGGGGGGTGCCGGACTGATGACCAATGACGGCACGGCTCTTTTCTATAATCCGGCCAACCTGGCCCGGATTCCGCGGATTGAATTCCTGCTGGGGATGTCTCATCAAAAGTACCGTGATGAAGCATCATTGCGCCCTATTCGCAAGATCGTCAATTTCAACAGTGTCATTCCTGAAGTCGATGTTTTTAGCGGCCGGTTTGAGTCTTTCGTACCGCTTTCGGGAAGCGTGGATGATTCCAAAACCAACACTCGCCTTAACTCGGCGATAATTTCCATTCCCTATCCGACCTATCGCGGCTCGCTCGTTCTCGGAATCGGGGTGGTCAGAACCGCCGACTTTGACCGAATCTTCAGCCTGTATCACCGCGATACTTCCGCCGCCGGGTCGATAACCGCCTCGGCCAAGGAGTTCCAGTCGGGCGGGCTGTACCAGTGGGGTTTTGGAGCGGGCATGGATCTCTCTCCCAAAATTTCATGCGGTGCGACCGTTTACCTTTACACCGGCAAACATGAATATAATTGGGAGTACAATCTGGATTCGCTTCAGGCTTTGACCTACCACAGTCAGCAGTACATCGAGGATTCCTATCTCGGAATTGGAGGCAAGGTGGGTCTGGCAGTGCAAATGTCACCATATTTCGGCCTGGGTCTGGCTATGGAGACACCGGCTGTCCTGAGCGTGGATGAAAATTCCAACAGCTCATTCACCCTTGAAGATACCGGCTACGTCTCCGAAGAGACGGCCAATTATGTTGAGTATGATGTTAAGAAGCCGTTTGTATTTTCCGCCGGATTGATGTCGCGTTTTAAGGACGCCACTCTTGAAATGGATATTGATTACACCGATTGGAGCCAGCTGTCCTATGGTGGTAATGTCGAGATGGAAAAGGAAAACAGCAAGATAAAGAGTTATTATCGTGACGCGCTCAGGTTTCGTGCGGGCTGCGAGTATGTTTTTCCTGCGCTGGGCTTATCGCTTCGCGGCGGGTATTTTACCGACCCGCTTCCCTTTAAAGAGGAATTTCAGAACAAGAGTCGCTTTGGTTACACCTTTGGATTGGGTCTGCTTATCGATCAGGTGATGACCATCGATCTGGCCTATATGCACGGCTCCTACGGCCGCAATTCCGATTTTCTCTACTCGACTGTATATAATAATGAGGCCGGCCGATATCACTACCTCGTCGTTGACGAAGATATAACTTATAATAGATTATTTTTGACCGCAGCTTACAGATTTTAG
- a CDS encoding rhomboid family intramembrane serine protease — MKRYDNYAGEPSGFRIGPGSVSPVIKYLLIFTAGFFVIQKLSTYPLELTFGLTPALFLREFPKYIFQPLTYIFLHAGIFHILFNLLTLWMFGTEIEYSWGSKSFLRYYLLCGLGGALFSLAFNYGLNNPIIGASGAIYGVLVAYWLMFPERYLLIFFIFPMRVRWAIPLFALLNFVASGPNVAHLAHLGGAVMGLAYIKLDWRLFSLGHRLKSLRLKRKTNKLEKNRQKAEEIMRKVDAILDKINEVGLENISREDRKFLEEASHILSRNDNSTKVDR; from the coding sequence ATGAAGCGGTACGACAATTATGCGGGTGAGCCGAGCGGATTCCGAATTGGCCCCGGTTCCGTTAGCCCGGTTATCAAATATCTTCTGATTTTCACTGCCGGCTTTTTTGTCATTCAGAAACTGTCAACCTACCCTCTGGAATTGACTTTTGGCCTGACCCCGGCTCTTTTCCTGCGGGAGTTCCCGAAATATATTTTTCAGCCCCTAACTTATATCTTTTTGCATGCCGGGATCTTTCATATTCTCTTCAACCTGCTGACTCTCTGGATGTTTGGGACGGAAATTGAATACTCCTGGGGTTCAAAGTCCTTTCTCCGTTATTATCTCCTTTGCGGATTGGGCGGTGCCCTTTTTTCGCTGGCCTTCAACTATGGTCTTAATAATCCGATAATTGGTGCTTCCGGAGCGATTTATGGCGTTCTGGTAGCCTATTGGCTGATGTTCCCCGAGCGATATCTGTTGATATTCTTCATCTTTCCGATGCGCGTCCGCTGGGCTATTCCGCTGTTTGCGTTGCTGAACTTTGTCGCCTCCGGCCCCAATGTGGCTCATTTAGCACATCTGGGCGGGGCTGTTATGGGATTGGCCTATATTAAGCTTGATTGGCGACTTTTCAGCCTGGGACACCGGCTGAAGTCGTTGAGGCTCAAAAGAAAGACAAATAAACTGGAGAAAAACCGCCAAAAAGCCGAAGAAATAATGAGAAAGGTTGATGCTATACTGGATAAGATAAATGAGGTAGGCCTTGAGAACATTTCCCGGGAAGACCGGAAATTTCTTGAGGAAGCCAGCCATATTTTATCCAGAAACGACAACAGCACCAAGGTTGACAGATAA
- a CDS encoding nitroreductase family protein: protein MEFFDVILKRRSIRAYQHKEIPEDIFLRILESARLAPSASNLQPWKFIIIKDEEHKKEVARICKERMWIAGASVVIAGVATNPDYRMGSGQSASQIDISTAFAQMTLTAVSEGLGTCWIGSFYMEEAKKYLGIPDKYPLVGFLTIGYPAETPGPKERKKLEEITCSERWSE, encoded by the coding sequence ATGGAATTTTTTGACGTCATCCTCAAACGCCGCTCTATCAGGGCATATCAGCACAAAGAGATTCCCGAAGATATTTTTCTTCGGATTCTGGAATCGGCCCGGCTGGCCCCCTCGGCCAGCAATCTCCAACCATGGAAATTTATAATCATCAAAGATGAAGAGCATAAAAAAGAGGTAGCCAGAATCTGCAAGGAACGAATGTGGATTGCCGGGGCCTCGGTTGTTATCGCGGGAGTAGCGACAAATCCGGACTACCGGATGGGTTCGGGGCAATCGGCCTCACAAATCGATATCTCCACCGCTTTCGCTCAGATGACCCTGACCGCAGTCAGCGAAGGGCTTGGAACCTGCTGGATCGGGTCGTTCTATATGGAAGAGGCAAAGAAATATCTCGGGATTCCGGACAAGTATCCGCTGGTCGGTTTTCTGACGATCGGCTATCCGGCAGAAACACCCGGCCCCAAGGAAAGAAAGAAACTTGAGGAAATTACCTGCAGTGAGAGATGGTCGGAATAG